The following proteins are encoded in a genomic region of Nocardioides renjunii:
- the arc gene encoding proteasome ATPase: MTEPTREQLATQVRYLEAEVTDLRRRLDDVPGQARGLEGRLADAQRSLAAVSSQNERLAQTLRDARDQITTLKEEVDRLAQPPAGFGTFLARNDDDSVDVFTGGRKLRVSVSPAVELDGLVRGQEVMLNEALNVVAALDFEQVGEVVMLKEILADGERALVIANADEERVVRLAEPLRAEDVTIRAGDSLLLDTRAGYVYEVVPKSEVEELVLEEVPDIDYTQIGGLTTQIDAIRDAVELPYLHPELFKDHELKPPKGVLLYGPPGCGKTLIAKAVANSLAKKVAERTGASGKSYFLNIKGPELLNKYVGETERHIRLVFQRAREKASLGTPVIVFFDEMDSLFRTRGSGVSSDVENTIVPQLLSEIDGVEALENVLVIGASNREDMIDPAILRPGRLDVKIKIERPDAESARDIFSKYLTARLPLHAEDLAEFGHDRDATVNAMIRATVERMYTESEENRFLEVTYANGDKEVLYFKDFNSGAMIQNIVDRAKKMAIKDFLDSDLNPAQRGLRVQHMLQACVDEFKENEDLPNTTNPDDWARISGKKGERIVFIRTLITGKQGTEPGRSIDTVANTGQYL; encoded by the coding sequence ATGACTGAGCCGACACGCGAGCAACTTGCCACCCAGGTGCGCTACCTGGAGGCGGAGGTCACCGACCTGCGCCGCCGTCTCGACGACGTACCCGGTCAGGCCCGTGGCCTGGAGGGCCGGCTGGCCGACGCCCAACGGTCGCTGGCCGCGGTGTCCAGCCAGAACGAGCGCCTCGCGCAGACGCTGCGCGACGCCCGTGACCAGATCACCACGCTCAAGGAGGAGGTCGACCGGCTCGCCCAGCCGCCCGCTGGCTTCGGCACCTTCCTCGCGCGCAACGACGACGACTCGGTCGACGTGTTCACCGGCGGGCGCAAGCTGCGCGTCAGCGTGAGCCCCGCTGTCGAGCTCGACGGCCTCGTGCGCGGCCAGGAGGTCATGCTCAACGAGGCGCTCAACGTCGTCGCCGCGCTCGACTTCGAGCAGGTCGGCGAGGTCGTGATGCTCAAAGAGATCCTCGCCGACGGCGAGCGGGCGCTCGTGATCGCCAACGCCGACGAGGAGCGGGTCGTACGCCTCGCCGAGCCGCTGCGCGCCGAGGACGTCACCATCCGCGCCGGGGACTCGCTGCTGCTCGACACCCGCGCCGGCTACGTCTACGAGGTCGTGCCGAAGTCGGAGGTCGAGGAGCTGGTGCTGGAGGAGGTGCCGGACATCGACTACACCCAGATCGGCGGCCTCACCACCCAGATCGACGCGATCCGCGACGCCGTCGAGCTGCCCTACCTCCACCCCGAGCTGTTCAAGGACCACGAGCTCAAGCCGCCCAAGGGCGTGCTCCTCTACGGCCCGCCCGGCTGCGGCAAGACGCTGATCGCCAAGGCGGTCGCCAACTCGCTGGCCAAGAAGGTCGCCGAGCGCACGGGCGCGTCCGGGAAGTCCTACTTCCTCAACATCAAGGGCCCCGAGCTGCTCAACAAGTACGTCGGCGAGACCGAGCGCCACATCCGGCTGGTCTTCCAGCGGGCGCGCGAGAAGGCCTCGCTCGGCACCCCCGTCATCGTGTTCTTCGACGAGATGGACTCGCTGTTCCGCACCCGCGGCTCCGGCGTCTCCTCCGACGTGGAGAACACGATCGTCCCGCAGCTGCTCAGCGAGATCGACGGCGTCGAGGCGCTGGAGAACGTGCTGGTCATCGGCGCCTCCAACCGCGAGGACATGATCGACCCCGCCATCCTGCGGCCGGGCCGGCTGGACGTGAAGATCAAGATCGAGCGTCCCGACGCCGAGTCCGCGCGCGACATCTTCTCCAAGTACCTCACCGCGCGGCTGCCGCTGCACGCCGAGGACCTCGCCGAGTTCGGCCACGACCGCGATGCCACCGTCAACGCGATGATCCGCGCGACGGTCGAGCGGATGTACACCGAGTCGGAGGAGAACCGCTTCCTGGAGGTCACCTACGCCAACGGTGACAAGGAGGTCCTCTACTTCAAGGACTTCAACTCAGGCGCGATGATCCAGAACATCGTCGACCGGGCCAAGAAGATGGCGATCAAGGACTTCCTCGACAGCGACCTCAACCCGGCCCAGCGCGGCCTGCGGGTCCAGCACATGCTCCAGGCGTGCGTCGACGAGTTCAAGGAGAACGAGGACCTGCCCAACACCACCAACCCCGACGACTGGGCGCGGATCTCGGGCAAGAAGGGCGAGCGGATCGTCTTCATCCGCACGCTCATCACGGGCAAGCAGGGCACCGAGCCCGGTCGGTCGATCGACACGGTCGCCAACACCGGCCAGTACCTGTGA
- a CDS encoding class I SAM-dependent methyltransferase: MSLRVWDERVVPRLTDLSLRSREVGEMREVACAGLTGRVLELGFGSGLNVRWYPPEVTSVTAIEPSDLGWELSEPRRAEGTVPVERAGLDGQRLDLADDSHDSALVTFSLCTIPDPLLALREARRVVRAGGRLHALEHGQAPEESVRRWQRRMEPVQRAVAGGCHLTRDVPALVREAGWDVVELEQSYLPGPAMSRPWTWCSRLLAS, encoded by the coding sequence ATGAGCCTACGGGTGTGGGACGAGCGCGTCGTGCCTCGTCTGACCGACCTCAGCCTGCGCAGCCGCGAGGTCGGCGAGATGCGCGAGGTCGCCTGCGCCGGCCTGACCGGCCGCGTGCTCGAGCTCGGCTTCGGCAGCGGGCTCAACGTGCGGTGGTACCCGCCGGAGGTCACCTCGGTGACCGCCATCGAGCCGTCGGACCTCGGCTGGGAGCTCTCTGAGCCCCGCCGGGCGGAAGGCACGGTGCCCGTCGAGCGCGCCGGCCTCGACGGCCAGCGGCTCGACCTGGCCGACGACTCGCACGACAGCGCGCTGGTGACGTTCAGCCTGTGCACCATCCCTGACCCGCTGCTCGCGCTGCGGGAGGCGAGGCGGGTGGTGCGGGCAGGCGGTCGCCTGCACGCGCTGGAGCACGGGCAGGCGCCCGAGGAGTCCGTACGCCGCTGGCAGCGCAGGATGGAACCGGTGCAGCGGGCCGTCGCGGGCGGCTGCCACCTCACCCGGGACGTCCCCGCCCTGGTGCGCGAGGCAGGCTGGGACGTCGTCGAGCTCGAGCAGTCCTACCTGCCGGGACCGGCGATGAGCCGGCCCTGGACGTGGTGCTCCCGCCTGCTCGCGTCGTGA
- the dop gene encoding depupylase/deamidase Dop yields the protein MSVRRVMGTEVEYGISVQGQPSANPMVASSQIVNAYASSTARARRARWDFEEESPLRDARGFDMARQVADPSQLTDEDLGLANVILTNGARLYVDHAHPEYSSPEVTTPLDVVRWEKAGEQVMLDASRMAAQVPGSTPILLYKNNTDNKGASYGAHENYLMRRSTQFAEIVRHLTPFFVSRQVVTGAGRVGIGQDGRDTTPEQGFQISQRSDYFEVEVGLETTLKRPIINTRDEPHADPAVYRRLHVILGDANLAEISIYLKAGTTALVLAMIEDGFIDRDLSVEGAVRALRDVSHDPTLKHLVTLRDGRRLTAVQLQLEYLELARKYVEDRYGADADEQTVDVLARWESVLTRLERDPMECAGELDWVAKLKLLNQYRDRDRLDWDDAKLHLIDLQYADVRPDKGLYHRLAGAGRITRLLDDATIEAAMHDPPVDTRAYFRGRCLDKYADSVAAASWDSVIFDLPGRESLQRVPTIDPLRGTRAHVGELIDRSDTAQALVAAITR from the coding sequence ATGAGCGTACGACGCGTGATGGGCACGGAGGTCGAGTACGGCATCTCGGTGCAGGGCCAACCGTCGGCCAACCCGATGGTCGCCTCCTCGCAGATCGTCAACGCGTACGCCTCGTCGACGGCGCGGGCGCGACGGGCCCGCTGGGACTTCGAGGAGGAGTCGCCGCTGCGCGACGCCCGCGGCTTCGACATGGCGCGCCAGGTCGCGGACCCCAGCCAGCTCACCGACGAGGACCTCGGCCTGGCCAACGTCATCCTCACCAACGGCGCCCGGCTCTACGTCGACCACGCCCACCCGGAGTACTCCTCGCCGGAGGTCACCACCCCGCTCGACGTGGTGCGGTGGGAGAAGGCGGGGGAGCAGGTCATGCTCGACGCCTCGCGGATGGCCGCGCAGGTCCCCGGCAGCACGCCGATCCTGCTCTACAAGAACAACACCGACAACAAGGGCGCCTCCTACGGCGCCCACGAGAACTACCTGATGCGCCGCTCGACGCAGTTCGCCGAGATCGTGCGGCACCTCACCCCGTTCTTCGTCTCGCGCCAGGTGGTCACCGGCGCCGGGCGGGTCGGCATCGGGCAGGACGGGCGCGACACCACGCCGGAGCAGGGCTTCCAGATCAGCCAGCGCTCGGACTACTTCGAGGTCGAGGTCGGCCTCGAGACCACGCTCAAGCGCCCGATCATCAACACCCGCGACGAGCCGCACGCCGACCCCGCGGTCTACCGCCGCCTGCACGTCATCCTCGGCGACGCCAACCTCGCCGAGATCTCCATCTACCTCAAGGCCGGCACGACGGCACTCGTCCTGGCGATGATCGAGGACGGCTTCATCGACCGCGACCTCAGCGTCGAGGGGGCGGTCCGGGCGCTGCGCGACGTCTCCCACGACCCGACGCTCAAGCACCTCGTGACGCTGCGCGACGGGCGGCGGCTCACCGCGGTCCAGCTGCAGCTGGAGTACCTCGAGCTGGCCCGCAAGTACGTCGAGGACCGCTACGGCGCCGACGCCGACGAGCAGACCGTCGACGTGCTGGCGCGCTGGGAGTCGGTGCTGACCCGCCTCGAGCGTGACCCGATGGAGTGCGCCGGCGAGCTCGACTGGGTCGCCAAGCTCAAGCTCCTCAACCAGTACCGCGACCGCGACCGGCTCGACTGGGACGACGCCAAGCTGCACCTCATCGACCTGCAGTACGCCGACGTACGGCCCGACAAGGGGCTCTACCACCGGCTCGCCGGCGCCGGGCGGATCACCCGCCTGCTCGACGACGCCACCATCGAGGCAGCCATGCACGACCCGCCGGTCGACACCCGCGCCTACTTCCGCGGGCGCTGCCTCGACAAGTACGCCGACTCGGTGGCCGCGGCGTCGTGGGACTCGGTCATCTTCGACCTCCCGGGCCGCGAGTCGCTCCAGCGCGTGCCCACGATCGACCCCCTCCGCGGCACCCGGGCCCACGTCGGCGAGCTGATCGACCGCAGCGACACCGCCCAGGCGCTCGTCGCGGCGATCACGCGCTGA
- a CDS encoding ubiquitin-like protein Pup has product MAQEQKQPRRSSETEEVTEQVTETDVAERKEMIDEDVDAILDEIDEVLEVNAEDFVKSFIQKGGQ; this is encoded by the coding sequence ATGGCCCAGGAGCAGAAGCAACCGCGCAGGTCCTCCGAGACCGAGGAGGTCACCGAGCAGGTGACCGAGACCGACGTGGCCGAGCGCAAGGAGATGATCGACGAGGACGTCGACGCGATCCTCGACGAGATCGACGAGGTCCTCGAGGTGAACGCCGAGGACTTCGTGAAGTCGTTCATCCAGAAGGGCGGCCAGTAG
- the prcB gene encoding proteasome subunit beta: MSESRLPTSYMTPGTSSFADFLGAQAPDLLPSRRAVPTGNAGDLAPHGTTIVAATFAGGVVMAGDRRATMGNIIAQRDIQKVFPADEFSVVGIAGTAGLAVEMVRLFQTELEHYEKIEGTTLSMDGKANRLAALIRANLGLAMQGLAVVPLFAGFDLAADQGRIFSYDVTGGRYEETAFHSVGSGSLFARGSLKKLYREDLTAEETVTAVVQALYDAADDDSATGGPDITRRIFPVVHVITADGGHRMPDDDVAAIADRILASRRQRPDGPAASLT, translated from the coding sequence ATGAGCGAGTCCCGCCTGCCCACGTCCTACATGACGCCCGGCACGTCGAGCTTCGCCGACTTCCTCGGCGCCCAGGCGCCCGACCTGCTGCCGTCGCGCCGCGCGGTCCCCACCGGCAACGCCGGCGACCTCGCCCCGCACGGCACCACGATCGTCGCCGCGACGTTCGCGGGCGGCGTGGTCATGGCCGGTGACCGCCGCGCCACGATGGGCAACATCATCGCCCAGCGCGACATCCAGAAGGTGTTCCCCGCCGACGAGTTCTCCGTGGTCGGCATCGCCGGCACCGCCGGGCTGGCGGTCGAGATGGTCCGGCTGTTCCAGACCGAGCTCGAGCACTACGAGAAGATCGAGGGCACCACGCTGTCGATGGACGGCAAGGCCAACCGTCTCGCCGCCCTCATCCGCGCCAACCTCGGCCTCGCCATGCAGGGCCTCGCGGTCGTGCCGCTCTTCGCCGGCTTCGACCTCGCCGCCGACCAGGGCCGGATCTTCAGCTACGACGTCACCGGCGGCCGCTACGAGGAGACCGCGTTCCACTCGGTGGGGTCCGGCTCGCTCTTCGCCCGCGGCTCGCTCAAGAAGCTCTACCGCGAGGACCTCACCGCCGAGGAGACCGTGACGGCCGTCGTCCAGGCGCTCTACGACGCCGCCGACGACGACTCGGCCACCGGCGGACCCGACATCACCCGCCGCATCTTCCCGGTGGTGCACGTGATCACCGCCGACGGCGGCCACCGCATGCCCGACGACGACGTCGCCGCCATCGCCGACCGGATCCTCGCCTCACGGAGGCAGCGCCCCGACGGGCCCGCCGCCTCCCTCACCTGA
- the prcA gene encoding proteasome subunit alpha, whose protein sequence is MSMPFYVSPEQLMKDRADFARKGIARGRSVVAVQYADGILFVSENPSQALHKVSEIYDRIAFAAVGRYNEFENLRIAGVRLADMRGYAYDRRDVTGRGLANAYAQTLGTIFSSGGEKPYEVEIFVAEIGDAAEDDQLYRLTYDGQVADEHGYAVMGGAADVVASHLAEHYVAGASLDDAIRVAVAALGHTESEDRVIPADDLEVAVLDRTRTRPRKFVRLRATRLAEVLQGRGAEQVAPETAEDALAGSGPRQSGQDDPADPTDQVSGATPPLEDPVTGEPATPPATPPVAPPVAPPVSPPSRPADHAPVDPAAPGDAQPPAPQPPAPEPGQP, encoded by the coding sequence ATGAGCATGCCGTTCTACGTCTCGCCCGAGCAGCTGATGAAGGACCGGGCCGACTTCGCGCGCAAGGGCATCGCCCGGGGGCGTTCCGTCGTGGCCGTGCAGTACGCCGACGGCATCCTGTTCGTCTCGGAGAACCCGTCCCAGGCGCTGCACAAGGTCAGCGAGATCTACGACCGGATCGCCTTCGCCGCGGTCGGTCGCTACAACGAGTTCGAGAACCTCCGCATCGCCGGCGTACGCCTCGCCGACATGCGCGGCTACGCCTACGACCGTCGCGACGTCACCGGCCGCGGGCTGGCCAACGCCTACGCCCAGACGCTCGGCACGATCTTCTCCTCCGGTGGCGAGAAGCCCTACGAGGTGGAGATCTTCGTCGCCGAGATCGGCGACGCCGCCGAGGACGACCAGCTCTACCGCCTCACCTACGACGGCCAGGTCGCCGACGAGCACGGCTACGCCGTGATGGGTGGCGCGGCCGACGTGGTCGCCTCCCACCTCGCCGAGCACTACGTCGCCGGCGCCTCGCTCGACGACGCGATCCGCGTCGCGGTCGCCGCGCTCGGTCACACCGAGTCCGAGGACCGGGTCATCCCGGCCGACGACCTCGAGGTGGCGGTGCTCGACCGCACCCGCACGCGACCGCGCAAGTTCGTCCGGCTGCGGGCGACCCGACTGGCCGAGGTCCTGCAGGGCCGCGGCGCCGAGCAGGTCGCTCCCGAGACCGCCGAGGACGCGCTCGCCGGGTCGGGCCCGCGCCAGTCCGGCCAGGACGACCCCGCCGACCCCACCGACCAGGTCTCGGGCGCGACCCCGCCCCTCGAGGACCCGGTCACGGGCGAGCCCGCCACGCCTCCCGCCACGCCTCCCGTCGCGCCGCCGGTCGCGCCTCCGGTGTCGCCCCCGTCCCGTCCCGCCGACCACGCACCGGTCGACCCGGCCGCGCCGGGGGACGCCCAGCCGCCCGCGCCGCAACCGCCGGCACCGGAGCCGGGCCAGCCCTGA